The segment CGGAAACGTGTTCCTGTTCGGTGCCACCAGCGGTGAGGCTCTCATCCGCGGTGTCGTCGGCGAGCGTTTCGCCGTTCGTAACTCCGGTGCCGTTGCCGTCGTCGAAGGCGTCGGCGATCACGGCTGCGAGTACATGACCGGCGGCAAGGTCGTCATTCTGGGCACGACGGGCCGTAACTTCGGTGCCGGTATGTCCGGCGGCGTCGCGTTCGTCTTCGATCCGAACAAGACGTTCGAGGCCAATCTCAACACCGAGCTGGTCGACATCGAGGAGCTCGAAGGTGACGAGTTCACCTGGCTCCGCGACATCGTCACTCGCCATCAGGAGCAGACCGGCTCCGAGGTGGCCGAGCGGATCCTCGCGGATTGGTCACAGCAGGTGAACCATTTCGTGAAGGTCATGCCTCGCGACTACAAGAAGGTACTGCTGGCCATCTCCGAAGCCGAGAAGAACGGCGCGGACGTGGACGAAGCGATCATGGAGGCAGCTCGTGGGTGACCCACAGGGATTTCTGAAGAACACGGTTCGCGAAGTACCGAAGCGGCGGCCCGTCGACCTGCGCCTGATGGACTGGAAAGAGGTCTACGAAGACTTCTCGAAGGACACCCTGCGCACCCAGGCGAGTCGATGCATGGATTGCGGTATTCCGTTCTGCCACAACGGTTGCCCGCTGGGGAACCTCATTCCCGAGTGGAACGACCTGGTGTTCAAGGACCGTTGGCGCGACAGCATCGATCGGTTGCACGCCACCAACAACTTCCCGGAGTTCACCGGACGGTTGTGCCCCGCCCCGTGCGAGGCGTCGTGCGTCCTGGGCATCAACCAGGATCCGGTCACCATCAAGCAGGTCGAGGTCGAGATCATCGACAAGGCCTTCGAAGAGGGCTGGGTCACGCCCGTTTACCCGACCCACCTGACCGGTAGGACCGTCGCCGTCGTCGGCTCCGGACCCGCGGGACTCGCTGCAGCGCAGCAGCTCACCCGCGCCGGCCACACCGTCACGGTGTTCGAGCGGGCCGACCGCATCGGCGGACTGCTGCGTTACGGCATCCCCGAGTTCAAGATGGAGAAGCGCCACATCGATCGTCGGCTGGCGCAGATGGAGGCCGAGGGCACCGTCTTCCGCACCGGTGTCGATGTGGGCGTGGACATCTCGGCCGACGAACTGCGCGAGCAGTTCGACGCCGTGGTCCTCTCCGGCGGTGCCACCGCATGGCGCGACCTGCCGATCGAGGGCCGCGAACTCGACGGCATCTACCAGGCCATGGAGTTCCTGCCGCACGCCAACCGCGTCCAGCAGGGCGACTTCGCTGCGCCGCCAGTCAGCGCCGAGGGCAAGAAGGTCGTCATCATCGGCGGCGGCGACACCGGTGCCGACTGCCTCGGCACCTCGCACCGTCAGGGTGCCGAGAGCGTTCACCAGTTCGAGATCATGGCCCGCCCGCCCGAAGAGCGTGCGACGTCCACCCCGTGGCCGACGTACCCGCTGATGTACCGGGTGGCCTCCGCTCACGAAGAGGGTGGCGAACGCGTCTTCTCGGTCAACACCGAGCGTTTCGTCGGCGAAGACGGCAAGGTCACCGCACTCGAAGCCTGCGAGGTCGAGTTCAAGGCAGGCAAGTTCGAGAAGGTCGAGGGCAGTGAATTCACCCTCGAAGCCGATCTGGTTCTGCTCGCCATGGGATTCGTCGGACCGGACAAGGGCGGTCTGCTGACCGACCTGGGTGTCGACTTCAACCATCGCGGCAACGTCGAGCGCACCAACGAGTGGGTCACCAACGTCCCCGGCGTGTTCGTCGCCGGAGACATGGGTCGCGGCCAGTCGCTCATCGTGTGGGCCATCGCCGAGGGCCGCTCTTGCGCGGCCGCCGTCGACACCTTCCTGCAGGGAGCAACCGCACTGCCGTCGCCGATCGTGCCCACCCAGGCGCCGCAGCGGTAGGTCGCGTTTTTCTGCCGAGCTCGAAGTTATGGATGGATTACGGTCCGATTCCGTCCATAACTTCGAGCTCGGCTGCGTTTCATGACCTCGCCCACGCGGTTACGTCCGTTAACCATGTAGGCATCTGATGGTCACAGGCCGCTGTCATTGTGGTGATCGAACAACGAAGCGTTCGATCACCCAGTGAGGCCCCCTCCCCATGAGTGTCAAGAAGATCTGCGCCGGTATCGGCGTCGCTGCAGCTGTTGCGTCCGGACTTGTCGTCGGAACGGCATCACCCGCCGCCGCCGACCCAGCCGATTGTCCGACGATGTACGTCGTGGCCATTCCGGGCACGTGGGAGACCAGCTCGGGCGCGGCCCCGAAGCCGGGCATGCTCACCGACGTCACCGATCGTCTCGGTAGCGACATTCGCACCGACTACGTCTCGTATCCCGCCACCGCGTTCCCCTGGGAAGGCGAGGTGTACGGGCAGTCCCGTGCCGAGGCCGTCGCCAACGCGGGCGGGATGCTGAAGGCCATGGCGGATCGTTGCGGTGCAACGAAACTCGGCATCATCGGGTACAGCCAGGGAGCGGACGCGGCGGGCGATCTCGCCGCTGCCATCGGCACCGGAGTGGGCGTCGTGCCTGCGGACAAGGTGGTAGCGGTCGGCTTGATCTCCGACCCGAAGCGCTCCGATACCGATGCTCTGGTGGGGCCGGCCGTGGTCGGAACCGGTGTCGGCGGACCCCGCGTCGGCGGATTCGGCTACGTCAGCCCCGTGGTGCGGACGTTCTGTGCCGTCGGCGATCTGTACTGCTCGACGCCCAAGGACGACTACGTCGCGCGGCTGGCCGGCTTCCTGGCCGTGTCGTCCAACCCTGCGCCGAACGTCGCCGATCAGTACTCGCAGGAAGCGCAGTCCCTGATTGCGGACCTCGCAGCAGCGGGTGGTCTGCCGGTGCTGCAGGGCCAGCTGTCCGATCAGGCGAACGCACAGCGTCAGCGTGAGATCGAGGCGTTCTACCGCTCCGGTATCCACCAGGAGTACCAGAGCTACGACGTCGGGAACGGCCAGTCCGCGACGCGGTGGTTGGCGCGCTATCTCGCCGACGCGGTCTGACGGCGTAGCAGCACGAAGACGGCAACTGCACTGACGGCCATCAGGCCTGCGCTCGCGCCCGACGCAAGATTGAAGCCGTCGATGAAAGACGAGTTCGCGACGGCAGTCAACTGCGATGCGAAAGGCTCCGGCAGGTAGTCGGCGACGGCGACGGCACCGCCGATGGTCTCTCGTGCCGGATCGGCGATCTCTGCAGGCGTCTGCGCGGGGATGGCGTCGTCCATGCGGTGGCGGTAGGCGGTGCTGCCGATCGTGCCGAGGATGGCGATGCCGACGGCGCCGCCCAATTCGGCTCCGGTTTCGGACAATGCCGATGCCGCACCGGCCTTTTCGGGGGCCGCGGCGGTGAGCACGATGTCGGAGTTGAGTGTCGAGGCGGCACCTATTCCGAAGGTCAGCACGGCCATGCCGGTGAGCAGTAGCGGCAGTCCCGAGTCGGCGCTGACGAATGCCATTGCCGTGCAACCGATGGCGATGGCCAACAGTCCGCCCGCAATGATCGTGCCTGTCCGGATCACCTTGCTCAGCGTCGGTGCGAGCACGGCACCGGCCGCGGCGGCGACGGCGGGAACGAGCAGCCACAGACCGGCTTCGAGCGGCCCCAGCCCGACGACGAGCTGGAGGTACTGGGAGGCGAAGAGACTGAATCCGGTCATGGCGAAGATGACCAGGAACTGCACCACGACCGCTGCACTGAAGGCTCGTTCGGCGAACAGCGTGACGTCGATCAGCGGGTTCGCCGCCTTGCGCTGCCGGAGAACGAACAGTGTGCCCAACGCCAGCCCGGCCAGCGTGCTGACGGCTGCTGCGGTGTCGATTCCTTCCTGCGCGCCGTGTTTGATGGCGAAGACGATCGAGAGCATCGAGGCGATCGCGAGCACCACGCTGATCGGATCGAATCTGCCGGGGTCGGCGTCCTTGAACTCGGGGACCAGGAGTGGGGCCGCGACGAACAGCACGATCATGATCGGGATGTTGATCAGGAACACCGAACCCCACCAGAAGTGCTCGAGCAGAACACCTCCGATGACCGGCCCCACCGCGGCACCGCCCGCGAAACCGGCGGTCCACAGGCCGATGGCTTCCTTGCGTTGGGTTGGATCGTGAAACATGTTGCGTATCAGGGACAATGTGCTCGGAGCGATGGTGGCGCCACCGATCCCCAGTAGTGCCCGCGCCACGAGCAGCATCTCGGGGGAAGTGGAGAACGTCGCGGCGAGTGACGCGGCACCGAAGACGACGGCACCGATCATGAGCAGGGTGCGTCTTCCGATCCGATCGCCGAGCGAGCCCATCGTGATGAGGAGGCCGGCGAGCAGAAACCCGTAAATGTCGAGAATCCACAGCGTCTGGTTGCCGGTGGGTTCGAGATCGGCCGTCATGAACGGCAGGGCCAGATACAGCACCGACATGTCCATCGACACGACGAGAATCGGCACCACCAGCACTGCGAGGCCGAGCCAATCCTTCCTGGTGGCGCGTTGGTCGGTTGCCGTCTGGCTCACTGTGACTTCCCTTCCCGAATGGACACCTCAGCTTAGGTGGGTCGGGAGTACGTTCGGTGAAGAAATGTGTGTCTCGCCGAACGAAGGAAACATCACCTCATGACCAACGATCTGAAGGTCGTCGCGAAAATCGTCGCCAAGCCGGATGCCGTCGACGCCGTGCGAGACGGCCTCGCCGCGCTCGTCGCCGAATCACGCAAGGAAGACGGGAACATCTCCTACGAATTGTTCGAGTCTGCCGTGGAGGCGGGCACCTTCATCACCATCGAGGTGTGGAAGTCGCAGGAGGACCTCGACGGTCACATGCAGACCCCGCATCTGCAGCAGGCGCTAAGCGAGTTCGGTGCCCATCTCGCGGCTCCGCCCGCCATCCATCCGCTCAGACCCGTCGGCTGAGTCACCCCGCGCGCTGACGTACACGAGCGCCGAGACGGCCAGCAGAGCCGCTGTTGCACCGATCGCGAGCCAGCCGGTCCCGCTCATCTCGCCCGACGCGATGATGCGGGCACCGGCGGCGGTGTAACTCATCGGCATGAACGCCGCCAGATCGCCCCAGATGGGTGCAGTCGACGCGTATGCGAAGCCGCAGACGACGACCTGCACCACGAGGGCGACGACGTTGACGATCTGGCCGACCACGGCGCCGAGCACCCGTTGAATCGCTCCCGCTGCGGCGAGGTATGCCGCGGCGGAGACGATCAGGAAGACACCTGCACCGAGCACGGGCCCGAGGGCCGCATCGGTGGCGAAGGCGAACGCGACGGCGGCGCTGATGCCCACCGCGGCGACGGCTGCAACCACCGAGAGCAGTCGTGGGCTGCTGTCCTTGCCGAGTACTCGCACGAGGCTGACGCATCCGAGGGCTCCGAGAGCCACCAGCGCCGCGATCAGATACGGGGTGGCACCGGTGCCGGTGGACGTCGTGGTGGCCGCGAGATTCTGGTCCGTCGTGGCGTCGTCGGTCGCGGACGCACCCGGCGGGAGTGCCGCGGAGGCGTCGCGCACGTTGGTGGCGATGCCGCTGACGATTCCCTCGACCGGTCCGACGGCCGTTACGAGTTGATCGGTACCGGCTTTGAGCTGCTGTCCGCCGTCGTCGAGCTGGCCGAGTCCGTCACGCAGCTGGACGGTGGCGTCGCCTAGCTGCGCCGTGGCACCGAGGAACTGACTGTTCGGATCGTTGAGTTCGGAGGACAGCTGCTGCGCACCGCCCTTGAGGGTCTGCAGCTGGGCGAGGGTGTCGGGCCCGAACGCCTGCGTGTTCAGCGTGTCGATGACCCCGCGGATCTCGCCGGAGATGGCGTCGGATCCTGGGTGCGGGAAGCGATCGACCTGGTCTGCGGTGGCGGCGAGTTTCGCGGTGAAATCGGCCTGCAGAGCGCCGAAGCCGGTGAGCTGGTCGACAACCTGGTCGACGCCACCGCTGATCTGCGACGCGCCGTCCCCGAGCTGACCGATGCCGTCGCGGTACTGCCCGAATCCGTCGGCGAGCTGAATGGTTCCGTCGTGCGCCTGTGTGATGCCGTCGGCGAGCTGCCCGACGCCGTCGTTGAGCTGCGTTCCGCCGTCCGTCAGCTGGCCGATGCCGCTGGAGAGAAACGTGATGGGCAGAGATGCGCTGTTCAGGCTGCTCCTGGCCGCGGCCAGAGGATCCGCCGTCTGCTGGTCCGGTGCCGGTGCCTGCTCCGTGTCGGCGACGACGGTGGTGGTGGACGTGGATTCGCCGCCGAGGTCGTAGCCGGTGCCGAGTGCAAAGGCACCTACCGCCACCAGAGGAAACGCCAGCGCAGTGAGAGCAACGGCAGGACGTCGGAAGATACGCAATTCACCCATGATGAGTTCGAGGCTAACTGCCAGGTGCGGCCTCGCCGACCACTCGGTGACCGTCGATGCCCCGTTTCATGCCCTCTACCTGGGAGTTTAAGAGCTCTCTGTGGATTACCGGTTGCGGGGCAGCAGGTCCCACACATGCTCGGTCTCGTTGACCGAGGAGACGGACCTCGCGCCGCTGCGCGAGAACAGCACACGTGTCACCGAGCAGTAGTCGATCGGAAAGCCGAGCACCTTCGGGGTCTGCAGAATGTCCTGCAGCAGGATGTTGATCACGCCGCCGTGGGCGAAGAGCGCCACGGTGTCGGTATGTGCGCTCGCCGAGACGATATCGCCGACACCGGCCAGAACTCGCTGCCGAAACGCCTGCTCGTCGACCTGCTCGGGCAGATGACCGGCCTTGATGCGATCGAAGGCCTCACGGAACTCGGTCTTGGCCGACTCGATCGGAACGTAGCCGCCGAAGTCGCGATCGTATTCGGTCAGGCGATCGTCGGGTTCGACTGTCAGACCGAGCCGATCGGCAAGGGGTTGCGCAGTCTGGACGGCCCGCAGCTGCGAACTCGAGACGACTCGGGAGATCGGGAACCGGGCGACGGCACCGGGCACCCGTAGGGACTGTTCGACGCCGAGTTCGGCGAGAGCGGGATCGGCCGAGGTCTCCGACCGTTGCGGGAGGGCATGCCGCACCAGAACCAGTTGCATCGACTCACCTAATCACGAGTGTGCGACCGCTGCGCAGCACCATCGATCGAAATGCTGCCACCTGACGCGGCGAATCGGCCTGTGGATTCCACACCATGCCGATTCGCCTGCGTGCGGCCGGTTGGGTGAGTCCGATGTCCACGGTTCCGCCCTCGCCGCCATGCGCACGGATTCGAGGCAGGATGGCTATGCCGAGACCGGCCCCGACGAGTCCGCGCACCGTGTGGGTGTCCTGCCCCTCGAAGGCGATGCGCGGGCTGAAACCGGCGTCCGCCCACAGCTCATCGCAGATCGACCGCATCCCGAAACCGTGGCCCATCGCGATGTAGTTCTCGTCGGCGGTGTCGGCGAGATCGACCGATCTGCGTGAGGCGAGGCGATGATCGGCCGGAACCACGAGCATCAGCCTCTCGTCGTAGAGCTGGAACGAGTTGTTGTCGGTGTGCTCTGCGCTGAGGGAGACGAACGCCAGGTCCGAGACACCGTCGGCGAGACGGTCGAGGCAGCGTGCACGGGCACCCTGGTCCAGATCGAACGTGACGGCCGGGTGGTCGACGCGAAACTGCCGGATCAGCGCCGGTACGACGTCCTCGCCCAGGGTGTTCTGAAACGCCACCGCTATTCGGCCGCGGGCCCGGGCGTCGTGCTCGGTCATGGCGTCGATGCCGGCGTCGATATCGCTCAACGCCCGCTGGAGATAGGGAATCAGCACTCGGCCGGTGCTGGTGAGCACGATGCCGCGGCCGCGTCGTTCGACGATGTCGACGCCCAGAATCGCTGAGGCTCGGGCGACCTGCCGACTGACGGTGGGCTGTGGAACGCCCAGGACGTGGGCCGCGTCGGTGATGTGTTCGGTGTCGGCCACCGCGACGAGGGTCGGCAGCAGCGGCAACAGTTCGATGGCTTCCCGGCGCATATCTCGAATCATATTGCTCATGTATCGGTTGGGTGCATTTCATGCATTGGACGAATACCGAGAGCGCTTCTAACGTGATCTGCATGACTACGACGCGGCCCGAGGTCCTCGGATGGGAGGGACACCCCAGGGGATCGCGCGAATACCGCCGGCTCGTGTTGGCGCTGCTGTTCGCCGGAATCGCGACGTTCGCTCAGCTGTATTCGGTGCAGGGCATCCTTCCGCTCATCGCCGCCAACCTCGATATCACACCGTCGCTGTCCTCGCTTGCGGTCGGACTCGCTACGGTCGGCGTTGCGGTGTCGGTCATTCCCTGGTCGGTGGCGGCCGACCGTATCGGTCGAGTCCGGGCCATGACGGCGTCGATCCTCACTGCCACGACATTGGGACTGCTGGTACCGCTCGCGCCGTCGCTCGAAGTGCTCCTGGTCGTTCGATTCTTCGAAGGTGCGGCGCTGGGCGGTCTTCCGGCCATCGCGATCGCGTACCTCAGTGAAGAAGTCCATCGGAATCACACGGCCCTTGCTGCAGCGACGTACGTGTCCGGCACGACGCTCGGCGGACTGCTCGGCCGCATCGTCGCGGGACCCGTTGCGGAATACACCAACTGGCGTATCGGCACGTTGACCGTGTCGGTGATCGCTGCATTGGCTGCCGCACTGTTCGTCTGGCTAGCACCGAAGCCGCGAACAACTCTGGTGCACAGCCAGATTCGTGACCTACCGGGCCGACTCTGGATGAACCTACGTGAACCGGGGATGGCGGCACTCTACGGCCAGGGTTTCCTGCTGATGGGCGGCTTCGTCGCGGTCTACAACTACCTCGGATTCCGTTTGGAGGCCGTGCCTTTCCGGCTCCCGCAGTCTCTGATCAGCCTGATCTTCGTGGCGTACCTCAGCGGTACGGTGTCCTCACGGGTAGCGGGCAATCTCGCGACGAAGCACGGCAGGTCGGTGGTCCTCGCCGGATCCACCGCGACGATGATCGCTGGAGTGGCCCTGACGACGGCGTCGAACCTCGTCGTCATCCTGACCGGCTTGGTGATCCTGACCATGGGATTCTTTGCGGCCCACGCCATCGCGTCGGGATGGACCGGACAGCGTGCAGTCCACGGCCGCGCACAGGCAACGTCGCTGTACAACCTCTTCTACTACGGCGGATCGTCGATAGTCGGATGGATCGGCGGAGTCGTGTTCCAGTCCCTGGGATGGAACGCGTTGGCGCTGTTCGTCATTGCGCTGGCACTGATCGCAGGCATCTGGGCTGCATGCCTGAACGGCCGATTGGCGAAGCCTGTGTCAATAGGTTGAAGTGTTTGCGGCAGCGATGGCAAAAATAACGATCGCACCCACGATGATGATGACGAACAGTGCGATCGAGACATACCCGACGATCAGGCCCGCCGTCGCGAACCCGGATCCGCCTTCTCCGGTGCGCCTGATCTGACCACGTGAAATGTGGCCACACACCACAGCGCAGACCGACGCAACCAACGGGATGAACGTCAGACCGAGAATGGCCAACACGAGCGAGACAATCGCCAACGTGTTGGTCGCCGCAGGGGCCTGATACCCGCCGACATAGGGCGCATTCCCGTACTGGGGATTGGGGTATTGGGGGTTCTGGTACTGCGCGTTCGGATTCTGATAGGGCGGGTACTGCTGCCCGCCGTACGGCTGATCCTTGTTCGCTGCGTCGAACGAATCGCTGCCTTCACCCTGCGGATAGCCCATGGCGGGAGTGTGACACCTCGAGACAGCCGTCGCAACCGTTCTCTCTCGGTCACCCACACCGGTCCCCCGAGTCCACTCGATGTGCCATTGACTGCCGAAAAGGTCACTGAATGTCACATCGAGTGGACTGCGGGGTTCGGGTGCACTCGGGAATCGGGTGCAGCCGGGTATGGATCGGCGACTACAGGTTGGGCAGTTTGACTACCTGTCCGGCGTAGGAGAGTCCGGCACCGAAGGCGAGGAGGAGTGCGGTGTCTCCTGCTTTTGCTTTGCCGGTACGCAGTAGTTCTTCCATGGCCAGGGGGATCGATGCTGCCGAGGTGTTGCCGGTTTCGGCGATGTCGTTGGCGACCGGGGTGCCGTCGGCGAGGTTCAGGCTTTTGGCCAGGAGTTCGGTGATGCGGCTGTTGGCCTGGTGGGGGATGAAGGCGTGCAGTTCGTCGGTTTTGATGCCGGCGACGTCGAGGACTCGCTGCGCGGCTTTGCCCATTTCGAATGCGGCCCAGCGGAAGACGGAGATTCCGTTCATCCGGATCCAGGGTCGCTCGAGGCCTTCTTCGGTGATGTAGTCGTACCAGTCGGTTGTCTGGACGATGGCGTCGGATTGCGAGCCGTCGGAGCCCCAGACGGCGGGTCCGATCTCGGTTTCGTCGCTCTGTCCGACGACCACGGCACCGGCGCCGTCGGCGAAGATGAAGCGTGTGGTGCGGTCGTAGGGGTCAGTGGTGACGCTGAGCTGTTCTGCACCGATGACGAGGACGTACTTGGACGTTCCGGCCTTGACCAGGTCCGATGCAACGGCGAGGGAGTAGCAGAAGCCTGCGCAGCCGGCGCAGATGTCGAATGCGGCGGGCCCCTTGGTGCCGAGTCCGTGCGCTACTTTCGCAGCTGCTTGGGGTGTCAGTTCGAGATGCGTCGAGGTGGCGACGATGACGGTGTCGACTTGGTCGGCCGTGATTCCGCTGGCCTCGAGGGCCTTACGACCTGCCGCGATGGACATCTCGACGACGTTTTCCTTGGGATCGGCGAAGCGCCGGTTCTTGATTCCCGAGCGGGTCTGGATCCACTCGTCGCTCGAGTCGATGAATTCACAGATCTCGTCGTTGGTCACGACTCTCTCGGGGCGGTGAACGCCGAGTCCGAGTAGTTTCGACTGTCGTCCCTGCGTCGTGCTGATCGCACCCATCTTCAATTTCCTCTCGTGCTACCGCGCCATCGCCGAGCTTCGGCTCGGGTCTTGGGCTGCGGGCTCGGTGACACACGTTACGTGCGTCGCCGCGAGGAGTTCACACCAGTTCGGCGATGAGGGCTGCGACCTCGGCGGGTTTGTCGATCATGGCGTGGTGATGGGCGGGCATGACGACGGTGAACTCGGCGCGCAGATACGCGGCGAGCTTGCGTTGAGTCTTGATCCATCTCTTGCCCCACGGGGAGGGTCGGCCGGTGTGGGCTGCGGCGACTATGGCGGGCACATCGAGTCGGAACTGCTTACGGATGCGGTGGAGTTCGACGGTGAGATCGGGGTAGACGACGTCTTCGACCAGTGCGGCTGCGAGGTAGGTGGGTCGGCGATAGATGTCGTCGACCCAGTCGAACGTCTCCTGCGGTGTGCCGTCGGGCGGTGTCGCCTGGTTGAGGACACGGCGCACATGGGGTCCGACCAGCTGTTGCAGACCGGTCTTGGTGAGCACCGCCGCGATCAGGTGTGCGGTCTCGACGCGTACGGCAGCCGGGATGAAACGTCGGGGATCGGATTCGGCGCTGGAATCGAGGAGCAGGACTCCGCGGATGCGCGACGGGTACAGGCGGGCGACGGCCTCTGCATAAAAGCCGGCAATCGAATGACCTGCGACGACGGCAGGTTCGGTGACGCCGAGTGCGTCGAGAACTCCGATGATGCGGTCGGCTTCGCCTCGGACGGTGGGCGTGGCTCCGGCCGGAAGTGGATCGCTGAGTCCGAAGCCGGGTCGGTCGATGACCACGACGTGGTGTTCGGCCGCGAGGATGTCGACAGTGTCCTGCCAATCGAACCAATTGCTTCCCAGTCCGCCGCACAGGACGACCGTGGGACCCGATCCGCGGACGAGAATGTGCAGACGCTGGCCATCGATTTCGACGTACTGCCCGGGCGGATGTTTCACGGGAAACAACGCAGTGGGCTCGGTGCTTGCTGCGCGATCCATGTTCTCTCCAGGGCGATCTGCGTGACGTGATTCCGGTTTTCGCCACTGTTTACAGTCATCTTCCCTGTTTTCTGGCCGACCGTCCACTCGACGGAGGCAGGCGCGGACGTCATTGACGGGGTTTGGCCAGCGGGAACGCCAACGTTTCGCGGATGCTACCTCCGGTGATGAGCATGACGACCCTGTCGACGCCCATGCCGAGACCACCGGTCGGCGGCATTCCGTGCTCGAGCGCCTGCAGGAAGTCCTCGTCCAAGCTCATTGCCTCCTCGTCGCCGCCCGCCGCCAACAGCGACTGTTCGGCCAGGCGCTGCCGCTGATCGACGGGGTCGGTCAACTCGCTGTAGGCGGTGCCCAGCTCCACGCCCCACGCGACCAGGTCCCACTTCTCCGCGACGCCCGGAATGCTCCGATGTGGCCTCGTCAACGGCGACATCGACGTCGGGAAGTCCTTGTAGAAGGTGGGGAACTCGGTGTAGTCCTCGACCAGGTGTTCGTACATTCCCTGTGCGACGGCTCCTGCATCCCAGGTCTTTTCGTACGGAATGTCGTTCTCGTCGCACAGACGTTGCAGTTGGTCCAGTGACGTCGACGGTTCGACGGGAACACCCAACTTTTCGGCGACGGCACCGTGCAGCGTCTTGACGGGCCACTCACCGGAGATGTCGATCTCGATCATCTCCCCGTCCGGACCGTCCGGCCGCAGGATGATCTCCCGGCCGTGAGCTGCGACGGCGGCCCGCTGAATCAGTTCGCGGCACAACACCATTGCGCGTTCGTAGTCGCTGTGCGCCTCGTATGCCTCGAGGATCGTGAACTCGGGATTGTGCTTGAAGTCCGCGCCCTCGTTGCGGAACACACGCCCGATCTCGAACACCTTCTCCATACCGCCCACACACAGGCGCTTGAGGTAGAGCTCAGGAGCTATCCGCAGATAGAGATCGAGATTGTAGGCATTGATGTGGGTGACGAACGGCGCGGCGTTCGCACCCCCGTGCACCTGCTGCAGAATCGGAGTCTCGACTTCCATGTATCCGCGCTCGCTGAGTGAATCACGCAGTGATTTCACCACATTCGAGCGGGCGATCATCAGGGCACGTGCGTCGCGATTGATCGCCAGATCGACATAGCGTTGCCGCACCCGAGCTTCCGGGTCGGTGAGGCCGCGATACTTGTCCGGCAACGGATGCAGGCACTTTGCGTTCATTCGCCACTCGGTGGCCAACAGCGACAGTTCACCACGCCTGCTGTATCCGATAGTGCCGCTGACTTCGATGAGGTCACCCAGGTCGAAGTCGGCATCGAATTCCTCGATTCTGTCGCCGA is part of the Rhodococcus sp. SBT000017 genome and harbors:
- a CDS encoding MFS transporter, which codes for MTTTRPEVLGWEGHPRGSREYRRLVLALLFAGIATFAQLYSVQGILPLIAANLDITPSLSSLAVGLATVGVAVSVIPWSVAADRIGRVRAMTASILTATTLGLLVPLAPSLEVLLVVRFFEGAALGGLPAIAIAYLSEEVHRNHTALAAATYVSGTTLGGLLGRIVAGPVAEYTNWRIGTLTVSVIAALAAALFVWLAPKPRTTLVHSQIRDLPGRLWMNLREPGMAALYGQGFLLMGGFVAVYNYLGFRLEAVPFRLPQSLISLIFVAYLSGTVSSRVAGNLATKHGRSVVLAGSTATMIAGVALTTASNLVVILTGLVILTMGFFAAHAIASGWTGQRAVHGRAQATSLYNLFYYGGSSIVGWIGGVVFQSLGWNALALFVIALALIAGIWAACLNGRLAKPVSIG
- a CDS encoding DUF4190 domain-containing protein, with the protein product MGYPQGEGSDSFDAANKDQPYGGQQYPPYQNPNAQYQNPQYPNPQYGNAPYVGGYQAPAATNTLAIVSLVLAILGLTFIPLVASVCAVVCGHISRGQIRRTGEGGSGFATAGLIVGYVSIALFVIIIVGAIVIFAIAAANTSTY
- a CDS encoding beta-ketoacyl-ACP synthase III — translated: MGAISTTQGRQSKLLGLGVHRPERVVTNDEICEFIDSSDEWIQTRSGIKNRRFADPKENVVEMSIAAGRKALEASGITADQVDTVIVATSTHLELTPQAAAKVAHGLGTKGPAAFDICAGCAGFCYSLAVASDLVKAGTSKYVLVIGAEQLSVTTDPYDRTTRFIFADGAGAVVVGQSDETEIGPAVWGSDGSQSDAIVQTTDWYDYITEEGLERPWIRMNGISVFRWAAFEMGKAAQRVLDVAGIKTDELHAFIPHQANSRITELLAKSLNLADGTPVANDIAETGNTSAASIPLAMEELLRTGKAKAGDTALLLAFGAGLSYAGQVVKLPNL
- a CDS encoding alpha/beta fold hydrolase, giving the protein MDRAASTEPTALFPVKHPPGQYVEIDGQRLHILVRGSGPTVVLCGGLGSNWFDWQDTVDILAAEHHVVVIDRPGFGLSDPLPAGATPTVRGEADRIIGVLDALGVTEPAVVAGHSIAGFYAEAVARLYPSRIRGVLLLDSSAESDPRRFIPAAVRVETAHLIAAVLTKTGLQQLVGPHVRRVLNQATPPDGTPQETFDWVDDIYRRPTYLAAALVEDVVYPDLTVELHRIRKQFRLDVPAIVAAAHTGRPSPWGKRWIKTQRKLAAYLRAEFTVVMPAHHHAMIDKPAEVAALIAELV